Proteins co-encoded in one Malus sylvestris chromosome 7, drMalSylv7.2, whole genome shotgun sequence genomic window:
- the LOC126629607 gene encoding uncharacterized protein LOC126629607 isoform X2: MRHAASCSVVLGFIILCVVMVVDADTSPSQCKQENNILISACKPVFMGQKASAYCCQRFRIMHFECVCPLVTPKLTNLINVQHTIQQIRACGKRVPHNFKCGITTS, from the exons atGAGGCATGCAGCAAGCTGCAGTGTGGTATTAGGGTTCATAATATTATGCGTGGTGATGGTAGTGGATGCGGACACGAGCCCTAGCCAGTGCAAGCAGGAGAACAACATTCTGATTAGTGCATGCAAGCCAGTTTTCATGGGGCAGAAGGCTTCTGCATACTGCTGCCAACGATTTAGGATTATGCACTTCGAGTGCGTCTGCCCTCTCGTTACTCCCAAGCTCACTAATTTGATCAACGTCCAGCATACCATTCAGCAGATTCGAGCTTGCGGAAAGCGTGTCCCTCACAACTTCAAGTGTG GTATCACCACTTCATAG
- the LOC126629607 gene encoding uncharacterized protein LOC126629607 isoform X1 produces MRHAASCSVVLGFIILCVVMVVDADTSPSQCKQENNILISACKPVFMGQKASAYCCQRFRIMHFECVCPLVTPKLTNLINVQHTIQQIRACGKRVPHNFKCGSITTS; encoded by the exons atGAGGCATGCAGCAAGCTGCAGTGTGGTATTAGGGTTCATAATATTATGCGTGGTGATGGTAGTGGATGCGGACACGAGCCCTAGCCAGTGCAAGCAGGAGAACAACATTCTGATTAGTGCATGCAAGCCAGTTTTCATGGGGCAGAAGGCTTCTGCATACTGCTGCCAACGATTTAGGATTATGCACTTCGAGTGCGTCTGCCCTCTCGTTACTCCCAAGCTCACTAATTTGATCAACGTCCAGCATACCATTCAGCAGATTCGAGCTTGCGGAAAGCGTGTCCCTCACAACTTCAAGTGTGGTA GTATCACCACTTCATAG
- the LOC126629045 gene encoding uncharacterized protein LOC126629045, whose protein sequence is MRAAGSFSVAVIICLLWCGVWEVAPMAKANTSPSQCKQEVGRLRDECRSAILPGRNPSALCCQIVRTAHVECVCPYVTPKVANLIPVGRTIKQIEGCGRSVPRNFKCGSITTPP, encoded by the exons ATGAGGGCAGCAGGCTCATTCTCAGTGGCCGTGATCATATGCTTGTTATGGTGTGGTGTTTGGGAGGTGGCTCCGATGGCGAAGGCGAACACGTCGCCGAGCCAGTGTAAGCAGGAGGTGGGCCGTCTCCGTGATGAATGCAGGAGCGCTATACTTCCAGGACGTAATCCTTCTGCGCTCTGCTGCCAAATTGTTAGGACTGCTCATGTTGAGTGTGTGTGCCCTTATGTCACCCCCAAGGTGGCCAATTTGATCCCCGTCGGACGTACAATTAAGCAGATTGAAGGTTGTGGAAGAAGTGTCCCTCGCAACTTCAAGTGTGGGA gCATCACCACCCCGCCATGA
- the LOC126629044 gene encoding uncharacterized protein LOC126629044 isoform X1 has product MRAAGSFSVAVIICLLWCGVWEVVPMAKADTSPSQCKQEVGRLRDECRSAILPGRNPSALCCQIVRAAHVECVCPYVTPKVANLIPVERTIKQIEGCGRSVPRNFKCGSITTPP; this is encoded by the exons ATGAGGGCAGCAGGCTCATTCTCAGTGGCCGTGATCATATGCTTGTTATGGTGTGGTGTTTGGGAGGTCGTTCCGATGGCGAAGGCGGACACGTCGCCGAGCCAGTGTAAGCAGGAGGTGGGCCGTCTCCGTGATGAATGCAGGAGCGCTATACTTCCAGGACGTAATCCTTCTGCGCTCTGCTGCCAAATTGTTAGGGCTGCTCATGTTGAGTGTGTCTGCCCTTATGTCACCCCTAAGGTGGCCAATTTGATCCCCGTCGAACGTACAATTAAGCAGATTGAAGGTTGTGGAAGAAGTGTCCCTCGCAACTTCAAGTGTGGGA GCATCACCACCCCGCCATGA
- the LOC126629044 gene encoding uncharacterized protein LOC126629044 isoform X2: MRAGGSLAVIICLLWCGVWEVVPIAKSDTTPSQCKEEVDRMRQNCRTALLPGRRNPSAYCCQIVRAAHVECICPHVTPKLANIIPQRRTIMQIKACGRSVPRNFKCGSITTPP, from the exons ATGAGGGCAGGAGGTTCATTGGCCGTGATCATATGCTTGTTATGGTGTGGTGTTTGGGAGGTGGTTCCGATCGCGAAGTCAGACACAACTCCGAGCCAGTGTAAGGAGGAGGTGGACCGTATGCGTCAAAATTGCCGGACAGCGCTACTTCCAGGAC GACGTAATCCTTCTGCTTACTGCTGCCAAATTGTTAGGGCTGCTCATGTTGAGTGTATCTGCCCTCATGTCACCCCCAAGCTGGCCAATATTATCCCTCAAAGACGTACAATTATGCAGATTAAAGCTTGTGGAAGAAGTGTCCCTCGCAACTTCAAGTGTGGGA GCATCACCACCCCGCCATGA
- the LOC126629047 gene encoding uncharacterized protein LOC126629047: MRAAGSLAVIICLLWCGVWEVVPMAKADTSPSQCKQEVGRLRDECRSAILPGRNPSALCCQIVRTAHVECVCPYVTPKVANLIPVGRTIKQIEGCGRSVPRNFKCGSITTPP, encoded by the exons ATGAGGGCAGCAGGCTCATTGGCCGTGATCATATGCTTGTTATGGTGTGGTGTTTGGGAGGTCGTTCCGATGGCGAAGGCGGACACGTCGCCGAGCCAGTGTAAGCAGGAGGTGGGCCGTCTCCGTGATGAATGCAGGAGCGCTATACTTCCAGGACGTAATCCTTCTGCGCTCTGCTGCCAAATTGTTAGGACTGCTCATGTTGAGTGTGTGTGCCCTTATGTCACCCCCAAGGTGGCCAATTTGATCCCCGTCGGACGTACAATTAAGCAGATTGAAGGTTGTGGAAGAAGTGTCCCTCGTAACTTCAAGTGTGGGA gCATCACCACCCCGCCATGA